One genomic region from SAR92 clade bacterium H455 encodes:
- a CDS encoding class I SAM-dependent methyltransferase, with translation MIPASDNCPLCSGQAVADYHRDQRRAYLQCSACQLVFVPQRFHLADDLEKAEYDLHENDPQDLGYRSFLNRLAQPLLEKLQPDSAGLDFGSGPGPCLSLILEEQGHSVALYDLYYANHPELLESQYDFITATEVVEHLARPLFELNRLWGMLRPGGHLAIMTKLVASPDKFTHWHYKSDPTHISFFSVATFAYLGRRLGSAPQFIGADVIIFQK, from the coding sequence ATGATTCCAGCGTCTGACAACTGCCCACTTTGCAGCGGCCAAGCGGTGGCCGATTATCACCGGGACCAACGTCGCGCTTATCTGCAGTGTTCTGCTTGTCAGCTAGTGTTTGTGCCGCAGCGCTTTCATCTCGCAGATGATCTGGAGAAGGCGGAGTACGATCTCCATGAAAATGACCCGCAGGATCTAGGTTACCGCAGCTTTCTCAATCGACTTGCCCAGCCCCTCTTGGAGAAACTGCAGCCCGACAGTGCGGGATTGGATTTTGGCTCTGGCCCAGGACCCTGTTTGTCGCTGATATTAGAAGAGCAGGGACATAGCGTTGCACTCTATGACCTCTATTACGCCAATCACCCTGAGCTGCTTGAGTCACAATATGATTTTATTACCGCCACCGAGGTAGTCGAGCATCTGGCTAGGCCTCTGTTTGAATTAAACCGACTCTGGGGGATGTTAAGGCCCGGTGGACATTTAGCGATTATGACCAAGCTGGTTGCCAGCCCAGATAAATTCACCCACTGGCACTACAAATCTGACCCTACTCATATCAGTTTTTTTTCAGTGGCAACCTTTGCATACTTAGGGCGGCGATTGGGCAGTGCGCCGCAGTTTATTGGTGCGGATGTGATTATCTTTCAGAAATAG
- a CDS encoding RNA-binding transcriptional accessory protein, with protein sequence MHSIASRIANELKIGENQVTAAIQLLDEGATVPFISRYRKEVTGGLDDTQMRNLEERLNYIRELEDRRKSILSSIEEQGKLTAELKQAINLAETKTRLEDLYLPYKVKRRTKGQIAIEAGLEPLADSLYGDPTQDPEKTAAAFVNTELGIADTKAALDGAKFILMERFSEDAELLGRLRQFLFDEANITATLVSGKDKEPGKEQAAAKFKDYFEHSEPLNTAPSHRALAMFRARREGFISIKVDLILEDDLSHPCESMIARQVNIENLGRPADDWLGEVVRWTWRIKLHTHLETDLLGSLRERADLDAINVFSINLKDLILAAPAGQKATIGLDPGLRTGVKVAVVDSTGKLLDHTTIFPTAPQRKTHEAEAILTHFCDKYGVELIAIGNGTGSRETESFVLDMLKNNTALKAQAVMVNEAGASIYSASEFAAKEFPDLDVTIRGAVSIARRLQDPLAELVKIDPKSIGVGQYQHDVSQVKLARSLDSVIEDCVNAVGVEVNTASSALLRRVSGLSQTIADNIVDYRDQQGAFKSREQLKLVSRFGERTFEQAAGFLRIANGDNPLDASAVHPETYSLVERIAEANKTSQKALLGNSQLLRTLDPANYVDSQFGLPTITDILSELDKPGRDPRPEFKTATFKEGIETIKDLKPAMLLEGVVTNVTNFGAFVDIGVHQDGLVHISAIANRFVKDPHEVVKTGDIVKVKVMEVDVARKRIALSMRTDDEVTAAGSDKKPGGKAGQKANHRTNGSAKPAHKNAGAQNRSQAPKPQAKGSMAALFEKALKKP encoded by the coding sequence ATGCACTCTATTGCCAGTCGTATCGCTAATGAACTCAAGATCGGTGAAAACCAGGTCACTGCCGCCATACAACTGCTCGATGAGGGCGCGACCGTACCCTTTATATCGCGCTATCGCAAGGAAGTCACCGGTGGCCTGGATGATACCCAGATGCGCAACCTTGAGGAGCGTCTCAACTATATACGAGAGCTTGAAGATCGGCGCAAATCGATTCTCTCCAGTATCGAGGAACAGGGCAAACTGACAGCCGAACTGAAACAGGCAATCAATCTGGCTGAAACTAAAACCCGTCTCGAGGATTTATACCTACCCTACAAAGTAAAACGCCGCACCAAAGGCCAGATCGCCATTGAGGCAGGCCTGGAACCTCTGGCCGACAGCCTCTACGGTGATCCAACCCAGGATCCAGAGAAAACCGCTGCAGCATTCGTCAACACAGAGCTCGGCATTGCCGATACCAAAGCCGCCCTAGATGGCGCTAAATTTATTCTGATGGAACGCTTTAGCGAAGACGCGGAGCTGCTGGGCCGACTGCGCCAGTTTCTGTTCGATGAGGCCAATATCACCGCCACTCTGGTGAGCGGCAAAGATAAAGAGCCGGGCAAGGAGCAGGCGGCAGCCAAATTCAAAGATTACTTTGAGCACAGCGAACCGCTAAATACTGCTCCGTCACACAGAGCCTTGGCGATGTTTCGCGCTCGCCGAGAAGGGTTTATCAGCATCAAAGTGGATCTGATACTCGAGGACGATCTGAGCCATCCCTGTGAGAGCATGATTGCTCGTCAGGTGAATATTGAAAACCTCGGCCGCCCTGCTGATGATTGGCTCGGCGAAGTGGTCCGTTGGACCTGGCGCATCAAGCTGCACACCCACCTGGAAACTGACCTGTTGGGAAGCCTTCGTGAACGAGCGGATCTTGATGCGATCAATGTTTTCTCGATTAACCTTAAAGATTTGATCCTCGCTGCACCTGCTGGCCAAAAAGCCACTATTGGCTTGGATCCCGGTCTTCGGACTGGGGTTAAAGTCGCTGTGGTAGACAGCACTGGTAAGCTGCTGGATCACACCACTATCTTCCCCACAGCGCCGCAGCGAAAGACTCATGAAGCTGAAGCTATCCTCACCCATTTCTGCGACAAGTATGGGGTTGAGCTAATTGCTATAGGCAATGGCACTGGTAGCCGCGAGACCGAAAGTTTCGTCTTGGATATGCTGAAAAATAACACCGCATTAAAAGCTCAGGCTGTAATGGTTAATGAAGCCGGCGCGTCGATTTACTCGGCATCAGAATTTGCCGCCAAAGAATTTCCCGATCTAGATGTCACCATTCGTGGCGCGGTGTCTATAGCTCGTCGCCTTCAAGATCCCCTGGCGGAGTTGGTTAAGATCGACCCAAAATCCATTGGTGTGGGCCAATATCAGCACGATGTCAGTCAGGTTAAGCTGGCCAGAAGTCTCGACTCGGTAATCGAAGACTGTGTAAATGCCGTGGGCGTTGAGGTGAATACCGCCTCCTCCGCCCTGTTGCGCCGGGTTTCCGGCCTCAGCCAAACCATTGCCGATAATATTGTCGACTACCGCGATCAGCAGGGAGCCTTTAAAAGCCGTGAGCAGCTCAAACTGGTGAGCCGCTTTGGCGAGCGCACCTTTGAGCAAGCAGCTGGTTTCTTGCGTATTGCCAATGGCGACAATCCGCTGGATGCCTCAGCAGTACACCCAGAGACCTACTCTTTAGTTGAACGCATTGCTGAAGCCAACAAAACCTCCCAGAAAGCATTGCTTGGCAATAGCCAGCTGCTGCGTACACTGGATCCGGCAAACTATGTGGACAGCCAGTTTGGTCTGCCCACTATCACTGACATCCTCAGTGAATTGGATAAGCCAGGCCGGGATCCTCGTCCGGAGTTTAAAACCGCCACCTTTAAGGAAGGCATAGAGACCATTAAGGATCTCAAACCCGCCATGCTCCTCGAAGGTGTGGTGACCAATGTCACCAACTTTGGTGCTTTTGTGGATATTGGCGTGCATCAGGATGGATTGGTACATATCTCCGCTATCGCCAACCGTTTTGTGAAAGACCCCCACGAAGTGGTCAAGACCGGTGACATAGTCAAGGTTAAAGTGATGGAAGTAGATGTTGCGAGAAAGCGCATAGCATTGAGTATGCGCACCGATGACGAAGTGACTGCGGCGGGCTCTGATAAAAAGCCAGGCGGCAAGGCGGGGCAGAAGGCTAATCACAGAACAAATGGCAGCGCTAAACCGGCCCATAAAAACGCCGGGGCTCAAAATCGGTCCCAAGCACCAAAGCCTCAGGCCAAAGGTAGTATGGCGGCACTCTTTGAAAAGGCCTTGAAGAAGCCATAG